The following are encoded together in the Serratia odorifera genome:
- a CDS encoding MFS transporter — translation MSGIFAFFKAAPATPSHGPLNEKKFLTLRWRTFLAMTVAYVMFYVCRLSFTVAKSALVDIGISPTELGMIGSALFFCYAIGKLVNGFLADHANVVRFMSLGLLLSAGMNFMMGTTSNALLLTLFWGINGWAQSMGVGPCAVSLARWYGNKERGTFYAIWSTAHNIGEAITYMVIAAVIAAFGWHAGYFTTAMLGGVGIVLILLFMRDSPQSAGYPPIGVIRHETETLSEDRGSVLKNQLWSLRNPALWTLALASAFMYIDRYAVNSWGIFFLQQAKHYSTLEASSIIGVNAIAGIAGTIIAGMLSDRLFPRNRSVMAGIIGLLNTAGFALMVWLPRNYYSDIASMVIFGATIGALTCFLGGLIAVDISSKKAAGAALGTIGIASYAGAGLGEFLTGVIIDRTSVIEAGKTLYNFDTLSLFWIACGLLSAALTFITATIVAHRHAIKRVASTS, via the coding sequence ATGTCTGGTATATTCGCTTTTTTTAAAGCGGCGCCGGCCACGCCTTCTCATGGCCCGCTGAATGAAAAGAAATTCCTTACCCTGCGCTGGCGAACCTTTCTGGCGATGACGGTAGCCTACGTGATGTTTTACGTTTGCCGACTGTCGTTCACCGTGGCGAAAAGTGCCCTGGTGGACATTGGCATCAGCCCGACCGAGTTGGGCATGATCGGTTCCGCGCTGTTCTTCTGCTACGCCATCGGCAAGCTGGTCAACGGTTTCCTGGCCGATCACGCCAACGTGGTACGCTTTATGAGCCTGGGGCTGCTGCTCAGCGCAGGGATGAACTTTATGATGGGCACCACCAGCAACGCATTGCTGTTGACGCTGTTCTGGGGCATCAACGGCTGGGCGCAGTCAATGGGCGTCGGCCCCTGCGCGGTGTCACTGGCACGCTGGTATGGCAATAAAGAGCGCGGTACCTTTTACGCCATCTGGTCCACCGCGCATAACATCGGTGAAGCCATTACCTATATGGTGATTGCGGCGGTCATCGCCGCGTTTGGCTGGCATGCCGGCTACTTCACTACCGCCATGCTGGGAGGCGTGGGTATCGTGTTGATCCTGCTGTTTATGCGTGACTCACCGCAGAGCGCCGGCTACCCGCCGATCGGCGTTATTCGCCATGAGACGGAAACGCTGAGCGAAGACCGGGGATCGGTGCTGAAAAATCAGCTGTGGTCGCTGCGCAACCCGGCGCTATGGACGCTGGCGCTGGCGTCGGCCTTTATGTATATCGATCGCTACGCGGTGAATTCGTGGGGCATTTTCTTTTTGCAGCAGGCCAAGCACTACTCCACGCTGGAAGCCTCCAGCATTATCGGCGTTAACGCCATTGCCGGCATCGCCGGGACCATTATTGCCGGTATGTTGTCCGATCGCTTATTCCCACGTAATCGCAGCGTCATGGCCGGGATTATCGGCCTGCTCAATACCGCCGGGTTCGCTCTGATGGTATGGCTACCGCGCAATTACTACAGCGACATCGCCTCAATGGTGATTTTCGGCGCCACCATCGGCGCGCTGACCTGCTTCCTCGGCGGGTTGATCGCGGTGGATATTTCGTCGAAGAAAGCGGCCGGCGCGGCACTGGGCACTATCGGCATCGCCAGTTATGCCGGAGCCGGGCTGGGAGAGTTCCTTACCGGTGTGATTATCGATCGGACCTCGGTAATAGAAGCCGGAAAAACGCTGTATAACTTCGATACATTATCGCTATTCTGGATTGCCTGCGGGTTATTATCGGCGGCACTGACGTTTATTACCGCCACGATTGTCGCACACCGTCATGCTATAAAACGCGTGGCAAGCACATCCTGA